A genomic segment from Ptychodera flava strain L36383 chromosome 23 unlocalized genomic scaffold, AS_Pfla_20210202 Scaffold_23__1_contigs__length_28996876_pilon, whole genome shotgun sequence encodes:
- the LOC139123946 gene encoding uncharacterized protein, translated as MRSSFATLVLAIIGCISLCRAQNDIAATGLTVTGPDPTSGGFTEGTETLTTFTVTFTLAGSVTPTDIKVYFSNAAGSTKSTEVQALGGPDGSTAASGTEYVDLGASLTLDATNCAAYTKLCASITVADDDTTNNAFCIDFGAAGDKAGTKTCSDIAASTFTVTAPAPATNVFYIGEAVTITFTLAYTVTAPGGSPSDVKVYFSNADGSTKSTEVTAAGTNAPDGSAVTSSGNYNGLTATLNLDAANCAAYTKACSSITVTDADATNNVACGDFGTAATNLGTKNCTAPAATESPTESNAEALSVGFVTFITMIVASVLT; from the exons GTCTTCGTTTGCAACTCTGGTACTTGCTATTATCGGGTGCATATCACTGTGCCGGGCCCAAA ACGATATTGCAGCTACTGGATTGACGGTAACAGGACCAGATCCCACATCAGGGGGTTTCACTGAGGGTACAGAAACCTTGACTACTTTTACCGTGACATTTACACTTGCTGGTTCTGTTACACCAACCGATATCAAGGTGTACTTCAGCAATGCCGCTGGTTCTACAAAGTCAACCGAGGTACAAGCATTAGGAGGACCAGATGGCAGTACTGCAGCTTCAGGGACAGAATACGTTGATCTTGGAGCTTCACTCACACTCGATGCAACCAACTGCGCCGCGTACACCAAACTGTGTGCGTCAATTACAGTGGCAGATGACGACACAACTAACAACGCATTCTGCATTGACTTTGGAGCCGCTGGTGACAAAGCCGGTACAAAGACATGTA GTGACATCGCAGCTTCGACCTTTACAGTCACAGCACCTGCTCCAGCTACAAACGTATTCTACATTGGTGAAGCAGTCACGATTACCTTTACGTTAGCGTACACTGTAACTGCTCCTGGTGGTTCACCCAGCGATGTCAAAGTGTACTTCAGTAACGCTGACGGTTCAACCAAATCGACTGAAGTGACAGCAGCGGGAACAAACGCGCCTGACGGATCCGCTGTAACGTCATCAGGAAATTACAATGGTCTCACCGCCACGCTGAACCTTGACGCCGCTAACTGCGCAGCCTACACCAAAGCGTGTTCTTCTATCACTGTGACGGATGCTGATGCCACAAACAATGTAGCCTGTGGGGATTTTGGTACAGCTGCCACAAACTTAgggacaaaaaactgtacaGCGCCTGCGG CGACAGAATCCCCAACAG AATCCAATGCTGAAGCTTTGTCCGTCGGATTTGTTACTTTCATAACCATGATTGTAGCTTCTGTTCTCACTTAA